A genome region from Megalobrama amblycephala isolate DHTTF-2021 linkage group LG16, ASM1881202v1, whole genome shotgun sequence includes the following:
- the aasdhppt gene encoding L-aminoadipate-semialdehyde dehydrogenase-phosphopantetheinyl transferase, whose product MDGVRWAFRCGSWVPTRSEWTLAARCIQPEEKDRIGQFVFNKDAKSAMAGRLLIRKLVCEKMGFAWDGFRLERTARGKPYLPRPSSGPSITHWNFNLSHQGDYAVLAAEPGLQVGVDVMKTSRPGSSSVQEFFRIMNRQFTDLEWTNIRTAGSDWDQLDMFYRHWTLKESFIKAIGTGLGFDLQRVEFHISPNKMREGQVYRQTRMHLDDEKEDWIFEESLLDKDHHVAVALGKPDISMSKGDGGTFREAPPLLFTLLSFSDLVSRATPLTEEDSAYWERFQSKKEAPSRQSEQQ is encoded by the exons ATGGACGGGGTCCGGTGGGCGTTCCGCTGCGGTTCGTGGGTACCGACCCGTTCCGAGTGGACCCTGGCGGCCCGGTGCATCCAGCCGGAGGAGAAAGACCGAATCGGGCAGTTCGTGTTCAATAAAGATGCGAAATCTGCCATG GCTGGGCGTCTACTGATCAGAAAGCTGGTTTGTGAGAAGATGGGTTTTGCATGGGACGGGTTTCGACTGGAAAGAACAGCGCGGGGGAAACCGTACCTGCCACGTCCCTCGTCCGGCCCCAGCATCACCCACTGGAACTTCAACCTGTCCCATCAGGGAGATTACGCCGTGCTGGCAGCAGAACCGGGACTCCAGGTGGGCGTAGACGTGATGAAGACCAGCAGACCCG GCAGTAGCTCCGTGCAGGAGTTTTTCCGCATCATGAATCGCCAGTTCACGGATCTGGAGTGGACGAACATCCGGACGGCCGGCTCGGACTGGGACCAACTGGACATGTTTTATAGGCACTGG ACGTTGAAGGAAAGCTTCATCAAAGCGATTGGCACAGGGCTGGGCTTCGACCTGCAGAGGGTGGAGTTTCACATCTCGCCCAATAAGATGCGAGAGGGGCAAGTGTACCGCCAGACACGAATGCACCTGGATGATGAAAAGGAGGACTGGATATTTGAG gaGAGCTTATTGGACAAAGATCATCACGTCGCTGTGGCGCTGGGAAAACCAGATATCAGCATGTCTAAA GGGGATGGTGGAACTTTTCGTGAAGCCCCACCTCTTTTGTTCACACTATTGAGTTTCAGTGATCTGGTGTCTAGAGCCACGCCCCTAACAGAGGAAGACTCCGCCTACTGGGAGAGATTTCAGAGCAAAAAGGAAGCACCTTCAAGGCAAAGTGAACAGCAGTGA
- the msantd4 gene encoding myb/SANT-like DNA-binding domain-containing protein 4, protein MDFLQMKHLKRKRKSNYSVKETQTLIREIHKRREILFSRQQNMAINELKRRAWEEVADSVNALGEGELRTAAEVKRRYLDWRALMKRKQLQAELASGLKQEFESSSPDNEASLGGGDQSLDLSGFSKDSSCDWQDLTDLGEPSTHTPGVKMEDDEASSYRLEAEVGEGGEGEEDDDDCFPSILPEMDREGRVPEVFAHIDEFGVLSSTKPTAAGRDLGLGVGSMTGMGVAGLGLAGGENTSLLVALERQRLDLEKHRLQVESERLQVEKERLLVEKERLRQGEVERERLQLEKERLQVERERLRLVLQQNMPLQQSPAPSTSVATPTTSSSAPSSSSLDGEKDRKLAWPMAVDLEAEKLKLEKERLLLEKERLQFFKFESGRLQIEKERLQVEKERLQLHKDGQQMALHS, encoded by the exons ATGGACTTCCTGCAGATGAAGCACctgaagaggaagaggaagagtaACTACAGCGTGAAAGAAACTCAGACTCTCATCCGCGAGATCCACAAGCGACGTGAGATTTTGTTCTCCCGACAGCAAAACATGGCCATCAACGAGCTGAAGCGGCGAGCGTGGGAAGAGGTCGCGGACAGCGTCAACGCGCTGGGCGAGGGTGAGCTGCGTACGGCGGCCGAGGTCAAGCGACGCTACCTGGACTGGCGCGCCCTCATGAAACGAAAGCAGCTTCAGGCTGAGTTGGCGTCTGGATTGAAGCAGGAGTTTGAATCTTCTTCTCCAGATAATGAAGCATCTCTGGGTGGTGGTGACCAGTCGCTGGACCTCAGTGGGTTTTCTAAAGACTCGTCGTGCGACTGGCAGGACCTGACAGACCTCGGGGAGCCCAGCACACACACGCCTGGGGTCAAAATGGAGGACGATGAGGCCAGCAGCTACAGA TTGGAAGCGGAGGTTGGAGAAGGTGGGGAGGGTGAGGAGGACGATGATGACTGTTTTCCCTCCATCCTCCCTGAAATGGACCGTGAGGGGCGAGTTCCTGAGGTCTTCGCTCACATCGATGAATTCGGCGTGCTGAGCTCCACGAAGCCCACGGCTGCCGGCCGAGACCTGGGGCTCGGAGTTGGTAGCATGACCGGGATGGGCGTAGCTGGATTGGGATTAGCTGGAGGGGAGAACACAAGTCTGCTGGTGGCGCTGGAGAGGCAGAGACTGGACCTGGAGAAACACCGCTTGCAGGTAGAGTCCGAACGACTACAGGTGGAGAAAGAGCGCCTCCTGGTGGAGAAGGAGAGGTTGCGGCAAGGGGAggtggagagagagaggttGCAGCTGGAGAAGGAACGTCTGCAGGTGGAGCGAGAACGATTGCGACTGGTCTTGCAGCAAAACATGCCGCTCCAGCAGAGCCCCGCCCCCTCGACCTCTGTAGCCACGCCCACAACATCATCCTCTGCCCCCTCGTCATCCTCATTGGATGGAGAGAAGGACAGGAAACTGGCTTGGCCAATGGCAGTGGATTTGGAGGCAGAGAAGCTGAAGTTAGAGAAAGAGCGCCTCCTGTTGGAGAAAGAGAGACTGCAGTTCTTCAAGTTCGAGTCGGGCAGACTGCAGATTGAGAAAGAGCGCCTGCAGGTGGAGAAAGAGAGACTGCAGCTTCATAAAGATGGACAACAGATGGCGCTGCACTCGTGA